In Pseudoalteromonas carrageenovora IAM 12662, the following proteins share a genomic window:
- the ubiH gene encoding 2-octaprenyl-6-methoxyphenyl hydroxylase — protein sequence MAKQFDVVVIGGGLAGASCALSIAKTNPSLTIAVVEANQVTGDYHPSFDDRSIALAQQSVEYLQRLNLFDKNAPFTAAIKKVSVSDRGHFGKAHINCDEFAKPSLGYVVEVNPFGRALYQRLTQASISLYCPDSVHTIKQSLNSNELTLQSGEQLNTKLLVIADGAQSPTRKLLGLRFNTQPYEQGAIIANIEVAGGHNNHAYERFTEHGPMALLPMSNNRYSLVWCMKQQQVEQHTVLNESDFLNTLQSAFGYRAGQFTKVGTRTSYPLVYGQAESLTAHRTVVIGNAAHAIHPIAGQGFNLGLRDVQVLSDLIATSKNELGCYAFTREYSQKRISDINTVMTLTDALVRLFSNSSRVLALGRSIGLFSMDLFPALKAPLAKQLMGQVKQGRRL from the coding sequence GTGGCTAAGCAGTTTGATGTTGTAGTTATTGGTGGCGGGCTTGCTGGTGCAAGCTGCGCGCTAAGTATTGCTAAAACAAATCCTTCACTCACTATTGCGGTAGTAGAAGCAAACCAAGTAACGGGCGATTACCACCCAAGCTTTGATGACAGAAGCATAGCCCTTGCTCAGCAATCTGTTGAGTATTTACAGCGCTTAAATTTGTTTGATAAAAATGCACCGTTTACAGCAGCAATAAAAAAAGTAAGCGTGTCGGATCGTGGTCACTTTGGTAAAGCACATATTAATTGCGACGAATTTGCTAAGCCCTCATTAGGTTATGTAGTTGAGGTAAACCCGTTTGGCCGAGCACTCTATCAGCGATTAACACAGGCGAGCATTTCACTTTATTGCCCCGACAGCGTACACACCATTAAGCAAAGCCTAAACAGTAACGAGCTTACTTTACAAAGCGGCGAGCAATTAAATACTAAGCTACTTGTTATTGCCGATGGTGCACAATCTCCAACCCGAAAATTACTCGGTTTACGCTTTAACACTCAGCCCTATGAGCAAGGCGCTATAATTGCAAATATTGAAGTAGCAGGCGGGCATAACAATCATGCTTATGAGCGTTTTACTGAGCACGGGCCTATGGCGCTTTTACCAATGAGCAATAACCGTTACTCATTAGTGTGGTGTATGAAGCAACAGCAAGTTGAGCAGCATACCGTTTTAAATGAAAGCGACTTTTTAAATACGCTACAAAGTGCATTTGGTTACCGAGCAGGGCAATTTACAAAAGTTGGCACACGCACAAGCTACCCGCTGGTTTATGGGCAAGCAGAATCATTAACGGCGCATCGTACAGTAGTAATTGGTAACGCCGCACATGCTATTCACCCTATTGCAGGGCAGGGCTTTAATTTAGGCCTGCGTGATGTACAGGTACTTAGTGATTTAATAGCAACAAGTAAAAACGAGTTAGGCTGTTATGCGTTTACCCGTGAGTATTCACAAAAGCGCATTAGTGATATAAATACTGTAATGACATTAACCGATGCACTGGTTAGGCTTTTTTCAAACTCGTCACGGGTATTGGCGCTTGGGCGCAGCATTGGGCTTTTCTCAATGGATTTATTTCCCGCATTAAAAGCACCCTTGGCAAAGCAGCTAATGGGGCAAGTTAAACAAGGTAGGCGTTTATGA
- the pepP gene encoding Xaa-Pro aminopeptidase, translating to MVEIDKSEFKARRERLLAQMDANSVAIIPAASEVTRSRDTEYAFRQDSDFLYLTGFNESDAVLVLSNNSDIPSTLFCLDKDKLAEIWHGRRIGFDKAKSDYLFDEAYPLSELNDKLVTMLNEKDAIYFAQGAYPSFDTKVFSLLGTLRSGSRKGFKAPSAIKEIRGLIHEMRLFKSPREVNIMREGCEISARGHMRAMRYSHPGATEFQLEAELHHHYAMNGAPYPAYGTIVGSGDNANILHYTQNSDVLKDGDLVLIDSGSELQGYAADITRTFPVNGQFSEPQAALYNIVLKAQEVAFEEVKPGGFMSHANKRAMEVMTQGLLDLGILTGDFDELMAKGACKEYYMHGLGHWLGLDVHDVGDYKQNNVERAFEPGMVLTIEPGLYISEDSNAPQQYKGIGIRIEDNLLITESGHENLTLSVPKTINDIEILMQSAKNA from the coding sequence ATGGTTGAAATAGATAAGTCAGAATTTAAAGCACGTCGCGAGCGCTTACTTGCACAAATGGATGCAAACAGTGTGGCAATTATTCCTGCCGCCAGTGAAGTTACCCGCAGCCGCGACACTGAATATGCCTTTAGACAAGATAGCGACTTTCTTTATTTAACCGGTTTTAACGAATCCGATGCTGTTTTGGTGCTTAGTAATAACAGCGACATACCTAGTACACTCTTTTGTCTTGATAAAGATAAACTAGCCGAAATTTGGCATGGCCGCAGAATTGGCTTTGATAAAGCTAAAAGTGACTACTTGTTTGATGAAGCTTACCCGCTAAGTGAGTTAAACGATAAGCTCGTAACTATGCTCAATGAAAAAGATGCAATTTATTTTGCACAAGGCGCTTATCCTTCATTTGATACCAAAGTTTTTTCGTTATTAGGTACGCTTAGAAGTGGCTCACGAAAAGGCTTTAAAGCACCAAGTGCCATAAAAGAAATACGCGGCCTGATTCACGAAATGCGTTTGTTTAAATCGCCAAGAGAAGTAAACATTATGCGTGAAGGCTGTGAAATAAGTGCTCGCGGACACATGCGGGCAATGCGCTATTCGCACCCCGGTGCTACTGAGTTTCAGCTAGAAGCAGAGCTGCATCATCATTATGCAATGAACGGTGCGCCGTACCCAGCTTACGGCACCATTGTTGGCAGTGGCGATAACGCTAATATTTTGCACTACACGCAAAATAGCGATGTGTTAAAAGATGGCGACCTAGTATTGATTGACTCTGGTTCTGAGCTACAAGGCTACGCGGCTGATATTACGCGTACTTTTCCCGTAAATGGACAATTTAGCGAGCCGCAAGCCGCGCTTTATAACATTGTACTTAAAGCACAAGAAGTAGCTTTTGAAGAGGTTAAACCCGGCGGGTTTATGTCGCACGCTAATAAACGTGCAATGGAAGTGATGACCCAAGGTTTACTCGATCTCGGTATTTTAACCGGCGACTTTGATGAATTAATGGCAAAAGGAGCGTGCAAAGAATACTACATGCATGGTCTTGGTCATTGGTTAGGGCTAGATGTTCACGATGTAGGTGATTACAAACAAAATAATGTTGAACGCGCATTTGAGCCAGGCATGGTCTTAACCATAGAGCCCGGGCTTTATATAAGTGAAGATTCAAACGCACCACAGCAATATAAAGGCATTGGTATTCGTATTGAAGATAACCTTTTGATCACTGAATCAGGGCACGAAAACCTAACCCTAAGTGTGCCTAAAACCATAAACGATATTGAAATACTAATGCAAAGCGCTAAAAACGCATAA
- a CDS encoding UPF0149 family protein yields MSDLPDYEKAQLLLEKNEIFVSPAEAHGVISGLLACGLSIDDKEYLGLLSDVFNDGESFSNDLKQFFGTIYKQVVASFNDEAFAFDLFLPSDDETLIDQANGLVSWVAGFMLGFGLKQKDYGKLSADVKEVISDFSEITRLDTTFEETEEDSNALHEVIEYVRVSALLCFAELGKEQKTQTTKKTLH; encoded by the coding sequence ATGAGCGATTTACCTGATTACGAAAAAGCCCAGCTGCTTTTAGAAAAAAACGAAATTTTTGTATCACCTGCAGAAGCACATGGCGTTATTAGTGGCTTATTAGCATGTGGGTTGAGTATTGACGATAAAGAATACTTAGGCTTATTAAGCGACGTATTTAACGATGGTGAATCGTTTAGTAACGATTTAAAGCAATTTTTTGGCACTATTTATAAGCAAGTAGTTGCAAGCTTTAACGATGAAGCCTTTGCGTTTGACTTATTTTTACCAAGTGACGACGAAACACTCATCGATCAGGCAAATGGCCTCGTATCATGGGTTGCAGGCTTTATGCTTGGCTTTGGCTTAAAGCAAAAAGATTACGGTAAGTTATCGGCAGATGTTAAAGAGGTTATTAGTGATTTTAGCGAGATCACTCGTCTAGATACCACCTTCGAAGAAACCGAAGAAGATAGCAATGCGCTTCATGAAGTGATTGAGTATGTTCGTGTGTCGGCACTGCTTTGCTTTGCAGAGTTAGGTAAAGAGCAAAAAACACAAACAACTAAAAAAACTCTGCACTAA
- a CDS encoding efflux RND transporter permease subunit encodes MIAWFTKNHVAANLLLVTLLLSGLFSLSSKIPLEVFPSFETDMISVNVTLRGSTPEDVEQGVTIRIEEAVQDLEGIKQIFSRSSEGSGSVTIEVESGCDPRELLADIKSRVDAINTFPADAEKPIVALAERIREVIAVTVSSDYGEKETREYAETVRDQILRLPNVTQVELSGVRDYEIAVEVSQDTLRQYDLSLAEISSAIANSSSDISAGNLKTEGGDVLISSKGQAYRKDEFASIVVKNQTDGTIIRLGDIASIKDDFEETPVRTRFNGKQAAFIDVYRIGPQSAITVADDVKNYIKEQQSSLPQGFELSYWDDDSELVKSRISTLTTNALQGGILVLALLTLFLRPAIAFWVFIGIPVSFMGAFIAMPIFGVTLNIMSLFGFILVLGIVVDDAIVTGENVYTHLKTAKSGEQAAILGTQEVATPVTFGVLTTVAAFLPLAFIEGARGALFAQIPVVVIPVLLFSLIESKFVLPAHLKYIKLRHEKGNPSKLDALQQRFADGFENAILKYYQPTLNLALRHKVTSVSLFVGVFFIILTMITSGWTKFVFFPRIPSETVRVNLTLPTGTPFEVTNKYVIDMSQKAQQLQDKYRDPDTGESVILNILATTGGRGGVSNSGSVRFEITPAEQRESDIGSRELASEWRDLIGVIPGAESLTFRAEIGRSSDPIDVQLSGTSLTILQDVADHIKTRLATYPTVFDIADSMSDGKEELRIELTQQGLALGLNRVNVAGQVRNSFFGSQVQRIQRGRDDVRVMVRLPIDERRSVADLQNILINTPAGGSVPLSHVATLTAGQSPSTINRIDRYRTLNVTADIEKSNTNMTILQADLSEYLDGLMQQYPGVDYKLEGEAKEQRESFGSLAWALIFVFFIIYALLAIPLKSYMQPLIVMSVIPFGMIGAVVGHWIMGMDLTIMSLLGMLALIGVVVNDSLVLVDFINKKRSEGGRIIDAVKLAGAARFRPVMLTSLTTFIGLMPLLFEKATQAQFLIPMAVSLGFGIIFATFITLLLVPINYMLMERFQGWFK; translated from the coding sequence ATGATAGCTTGGTTTACCAAAAACCATGTTGCTGCCAATTTATTGTTAGTGACGTTATTGCTGTCGGGGCTGTTTAGTTTATCGAGCAAAATACCGCTTGAGGTATTCCCATCATTCGAAACCGACATGATAAGCGTAAATGTAACTCTGCGTGGTTCAACGCCTGAGGATGTGGAACAAGGCGTAACAATTCGAATAGAAGAAGCCGTTCAAGATTTAGAGGGTATAAAACAAATATTCAGTCGTTCGTCAGAGGGCTCTGGCTCTGTAACGATAGAAGTAGAAAGCGGCTGCGATCCACGTGAGCTACTTGCTGATATAAAAAGCCGAGTAGATGCAATTAATACCTTTCCTGCGGATGCCGAAAAGCCAATTGTAGCGTTAGCTGAGAGAATTCGTGAAGTAATAGCCGTTACAGTATCGAGTGATTACGGCGAAAAAGAAACACGTGAATACGCAGAAACAGTTCGCGACCAAATACTACGTTTACCTAATGTGACACAAGTAGAGCTAAGCGGCGTACGCGATTACGAAATTGCCGTAGAAGTAAGCCAAGACACATTACGCCAGTACGATTTAAGCCTTGCAGAAATATCGAGCGCGATTGCTAATTCAAGCTCTGATATTTCTGCTGGTAACTTAAAAACAGAAGGTGGGGACGTACTTATAAGCTCTAAAGGGCAAGCATATCGTAAAGATGAATTTGCCAGTATTGTTGTTAAAAACCAAACCGATGGCACAATTATCCGGTTAGGCGATATAGCATCAATTAAAGATGACTTTGAAGAAACACCAGTACGTACGCGCTTTAACGGCAAACAAGCTGCATTTATCGACGTGTACCGTATTGGTCCGCAAAGTGCTATTACAGTAGCTGACGACGTTAAAAACTATATAAAAGAGCAGCAAAGCTCGCTTCCTCAAGGGTTCGAACTTAGTTACTGGGATGATGACTCGGAGCTTGTAAAAAGCCGTATTTCAACCTTAACCACCAATGCCCTACAAGGTGGTATTTTAGTACTGGCTTTGCTGACTTTATTTTTACGCCCTGCAATTGCATTTTGGGTGTTTATTGGTATTCCGGTTTCATTTATGGGCGCGTTTATAGCCATGCCTATATTTGGCGTAACACTTAATATTATGAGCTTATTCGGTTTTATATTGGTACTGGGTATCGTGGTGGACGACGCCATTGTAACTGGCGAAAACGTCTATACGCATTTAAAAACGGCTAAATCGGGTGAGCAAGCTGCTATTTTAGGTACTCAAGAAGTCGCAACGCCAGTTACTTTTGGTGTATTAACTACCGTAGCCGCATTTTTACCCTTGGCTTTTATTGAAGGCGCCCGAGGAGCACTGTTTGCACAAATTCCGGTTGTGGTTATTCCGGTATTATTGTTTTCATTAATCGAATCTAAATTTGTATTACCAGCGCATTTAAAATATATAAAACTGCGCCATGAAAAAGGTAATCCTTCAAAGTTAGATGCACTTCAACAGCGTTTTGCAGATGGATTTGAAAACGCGATTTTGAAGTACTACCAACCCACACTAAATTTAGCGCTGCGCCACAAAGTGACATCGGTTAGCTTATTTGTAGGTGTGTTTTTTATCATTTTAACTATGATCACCAGTGGGTGGACTAAGTTTGTATTTTTCCCGCGTATACCCAGCGAAACCGTGCGCGTTAACTTAACACTACCAACAGGCACACCCTTTGAAGTAACTAATAAATATGTAATTGATATGTCGCAAAAAGCGCAGCAATTACAAGATAAATACCGCGATCCAGACACAGGTGAAAGCGTTATTTTAAATATATTAGCAACAACAGGTGGCCGTGGCGGAGTATCTAACTCAGGCTCTGTACGCTTTGAAATAACACCAGCTGAACAGCGTGAGTCAGATATAGGTTCACGAGAGCTTGCCAGTGAATGGCGCGATTTAATAGGCGTGATACCAGGTGCAGAAAGCCTAACATTTAGAGCTGAAATAGGCAGAAGCTCTGACCCAATAGACGTACAACTAAGCGGTACCTCGTTAACGATTCTACAAGACGTGGCTGATCATATTAAGACGCGTTTAGCCACTTACCCAACGGTATTTGATATTGCCGATAGTATGTCAGATGGTAAAGAAGAGTTACGCATAGAGCTTACCCAGCAAGGCTTAGCACTGGGTTTAAATAGAGTTAATGTAGCAGGGCAAGTACGTAACTCATTTTTTGGCTCGCAAGTTCAGCGCATTCAACGTGGACGCGATGATGTACGTGTAATGGTACGCTTGCCTATTGACGAGCGTCGCTCTGTAGCCGATTTACAAAACATTCTTATAAACACACCTGCGGGCGGTTCTGTACCGCTATCGCATGTAGCTACACTGACTGCGGGGCAAAGCCCTTCAACAATTAATCGAATCGATCGTTACCGTACTTTAAATGTGACCGCCGATATCGAAAAAAGTAATACAAACATGACTATTTTGCAGGCTGATCTATCTGAGTATCTTGACGGCTTAATGCAGCAATACCCTGGAGTAGATTACAAACTAGAAGGTGAAGCTAAAGAGCAAAGAGAGTCATTTGGTTCATTGGCTTGGGCACTAATCTTTGTATTTTTTATTATTTATGCGCTGTTAGCTATCCCGCTTAAATCGTACATGCAGCCACTTATAGTAATGAGCGTAATTCCGTTTGGCATGATAGGCGCCGTAGTGGGGCACTGGATTATGGGAATGGATTTAACCATTATGAGCTTGCTAGGTATGCTGGCACTTATAGGGGTAGTGGTAAACGATTCACTAGTTCTGGTTGATTTTATAAATAAAAAACGCAGTGAAGGCGGCCGTATAATTGATGCTGTTAAGCTTGCTGGGGCTGCGCGTTTTCGCCCTGTAATGTTAACTAGTTTAACCACCTTTATAGGCTTAATGCCGTTACTATTTGAAAAAGCCACTCAGGCGCAATTTTTAATTCCAATGGCGGTAAGCCTTGGTTTTGGGATTATCTTTGCAACCTTTATTACTCTATTGCTAGTACCAATAAACTATATGTTGATGGAGCGGTTTCAGGGTTGGTTTAAGTAA
- a CDS encoding efflux RND transporter periplasmic adaptor subunit: MKTKTAKIIIPIVVVVATLLIVMFIKGNPPEAKRFGSPPKASISVAALELKPQSYQIMIDSYGTVKPRTQSLLVAQASGQIIDVSDDFREGGFFEKGDVLLQLDDRDHQAEVKSAQANLLTAEQGLLEEKARGQQAITDWKRLGGSKQASSLVLREPQLAAAEAEVLSAQAALEKAKLDLERTKVTAPYAGRILSRSVDLGQVVSNNTQLATIYAIDSVEIRLPIKNKDLPFVNLPEQYRDGAKNQAGSVVEFSSDLVGEQIWHGQLARTEGAIDENAQQLYVVAKINDPYKATANNQYPIKIGQYIKAQITGKTVPDALIIPNSTIYQGTYVYIVEGGVLKRKDITLAWQNATQAMIKTGLNANDKLVITPLGQVSSGTQVSILGEQNAEQPKGANKQGKGGRPSREQLEQKAKELGISVDELIKKRRAAKQGDKP, encoded by the coding sequence ATGAAAACTAAAACAGCAAAAATTATAATTCCAATAGTGGTCGTTGTTGCCACTTTATTAATTGTTATGTTTATTAAAGGTAATCCACCAGAGGCTAAGCGTTTTGGCTCTCCACCAAAGGCATCAATTAGCGTGGCAGCACTTGAGCTTAAACCACAAAGCTACCAAATAATGATTGATAGCTACGGCACTGTAAAACCACGTACGCAAAGCTTACTGGTAGCCCAGGCTTCGGGGCAAATAATTGACGTAAGCGATGATTTTAGAGAAGGCGGTTTTTTTGAAAAAGGCGATGTACTTTTACAGCTAGATGATAGAGATCACCAAGCTGAAGTTAAATCGGCGCAAGCTAATTTACTAACCGCAGAGCAAGGTTTGTTAGAAGAAAAAGCACGTGGTCAACAAGCTATTACTGATTGGAAACGTCTTGGTGGCTCAAAACAAGCAAGTAGCTTAGTACTGCGTGAACCACAATTAGCTGCGGCAGAAGCTGAGGTTTTATCGGCGCAGGCTGCGCTTGAAAAAGCAAAGCTTGATTTAGAGCGTACAAAAGTAACGGCACCTTACGCTGGGCGTATACTTAGCCGCAGTGTTGATTTAGGGCAAGTGGTGAGTAACAATACACAGCTTGCCACTATTTATGCAATCGACAGTGTCGAGATCCGCCTACCTATTAAAAATAAAGATCTTCCGTTTGTAAATTTACCAGAGCAATACCGCGATGGCGCTAAAAATCAAGCGGGATCTGTAGTTGAGTTTTCGTCTGACTTAGTTGGCGAACAAATTTGGCACGGGCAGCTAGCCCGTACTGAAGGTGCAATTGATGAAAATGCGCAGCAGCTTTACGTGGTTGCAAAAATTAACGACCCGTATAAAGCCACAGCCAACAACCAATATCCGATAAAAATAGGTCAATATATTAAAGCGCAAATCACAGGTAAAACAGTACCTGATGCGTTAATTATTCCTAATAGTACTATTTACCAAGGCACGTACGTTTATATTGTTGAAGGCGGTGTACTAAAACGTAAAGACATTACACTTGCTTGGCAAAATGCGACACAAGCGATGATAAAAACGGGTTTAAATGCAAACGATAAACTGGTTATTACGCCACTTGGACAAGTCAGTTCTGGCACACAAGTCAGTATTTTAGGTGAGCAAAATGCTGAGCAACCAAAAGGTGCGAACAAACAAGGCAAAGGAGGGCGCCCGTCACGTGAGCAGCTTGAGCAAAAAGCAAAAGAGTTGGGTATTAGCGTTGATGAATTAATAAAGAAACGTCGCGCAGCAAAACAAGGAGATAAACCATGA
- a CDS encoding efflux transporter outer membrane subunit yields MIWQCKPTLLAISVMLLSGCTSNLNSSQRMEQPNDVPQQWQQKASNSVLAVQEQWLTQLQNPTLNKFVQQALKNNQQLLQTSYDVEIQKQQLIVSGAALWPSLDLSTRTSRSKDNRPVSYNNASSVSLDLTYEVDVWGKLSDAKREANLNYLAQQARFEQAKQQLVADVVISWFDVVSAQQLLDLFKRREENAQQSLEIIESGYRQGINEALDVYLARNELNTERTRIATQQANLSASSRILERLLGEYPKGAISANSDLPVINTDIPLGLPSELIKRKPTLRASWYELLATDAALAYAHKLRFPSLNLTASLSDSTDRVSDLFSPSSLAWSLLGSISAPLFEGGRLKANEEIARLNTQKQEQLYLQTLYDAFGDVENAISQQQSLKAQYTSTLEAQENALAAEQLSFEQYQSGLVTYTTVLDAQDRSFDAQSSLIEIKNQLIANRINLHIALGGDFVMPSSELKSNNDEN; encoded by the coding sequence ATGATTTGGCAATGCAAGCCAACCCTATTGGCAATTAGTGTAATGCTGCTTAGCGGCTGTACGAGTAATTTAAACTCGTCGCAGCGCATGGAGCAACCTAATGATGTGCCTCAGCAATGGCAACAAAAAGCCTCAAACTCAGTACTTGCAGTACAAGAGCAATGGCTCACTCAATTACAAAACCCTACGCTTAACAAGTTTGTACAACAAGCACTTAAAAATAACCAACAGCTTTTACAAACCAGCTACGATGTTGAAATTCAAAAGCAGCAGCTAATAGTATCTGGAGCAGCACTTTGGCCTAGTCTCGACTTATCTACCCGTACAAGCCGCAGTAAAGACAATCGTCCTGTTAGTTATAACAACGCAAGTTCAGTAAGCTTAGATTTAACTTATGAAGTGGATGTGTGGGGCAAGCTCTCTGATGCAAAGCGCGAGGCTAATCTTAACTATTTAGCTCAACAAGCACGCTTTGAGCAAGCCAAACAGCAACTAGTCGCAGATGTTGTTATCAGTTGGTTTGATGTCGTTTCAGCGCAGCAGTTGTTAGATCTATTTAAACGCAGAGAAGAAAACGCCCAACAAAGCCTAGAAATAATTGAATCAGGCTATCGTCAGGGTATTAATGAAGCACTTGATGTGTACCTTGCTCGAAACGAGCTTAACACTGAGCGCACTCGCATTGCGACACAGCAAGCTAATTTATCGGCTTCATCGCGTATTCTTGAACGCCTGCTAGGCGAATACCCAAAAGGTGCTATCAGCGCTAATAGTGACTTACCCGTTATTAATACCGATATACCTTTAGGTTTACCATCAGAACTTATAAAGCGCAAACCCACGTTACGTGCTAGCTGGTATGAACTTTTAGCTACCGACGCAGCTTTAGCTTATGCGCACAAACTGCGTTTTCCTAGTTTAAATTTAACTGCGTCTTTGAGTGATAGCACAGACAGAGTAAGCGATTTATTTTCGCCTTCAAGCCTTGCATGGTCGTTATTAGGCAGTATTTCAGCGCCACTTTTTGAAGGTGGACGTTTAAAAGCGAACGAAGAAATAGCGCGCCTTAATACTCAAAAGCAAGAGCAGCTTTATTTACAAACGCTTTATGACGCTTTTGGCGATGTTGAAAATGCAATCTCGCAGCAACAATCTCTCAAAGCGCAGTACACAAGTACTCTAGAAGCACAAGAAAACGCACTTGCAGCAGAACAACTTTCGTTTGAGCAGTATCAAAGCGGCTTAGTGACTTATACAACTGTGCTAGATGCACAAGATAGATCTTTTGACGCGCAAAGTTCTTTAATTGAAATCAAAAATCAATTAATAGCTAACAGAATTAACTTACACATTGCCCTTGGTGGTGATTTTGTAATGCCCTCAAGTGAACTAAAGAGCAATAATGATGAAAACTAA